The following coding sequences are from one Bradyrhizobium sp. WSM471 window:
- a CDS encoding DarT ssDNA thymidine ADP-ribosyltransferase family protein: MALSATFIEDHIGRWEAELNKPWYSYRRNWPSRLFHHAPIENAVELLRDGNLRSRNDPNNKRTRDVAAIAVINTREYAHNFARLYFRPTTPTQWHIEGIRKQGECSFGESSHAPVLIMFVFDARKVLLSEGVKFSDRNMQTATAEPQDSEIYFATIPFEKVFHVGATGGDKSITEHRCAEVLAASPLPLSTALQWIYCRTVAERETLCDMLGDCAKSWSNKIIVSNDLLVFEGSMSSLSMSELLKMGLYSS, encoded by the coding sequence ATGGCGCTAAGTGCGACCTTCATCGAAGATCATATTGGCAGGTGGGAAGCCGAACTCAATAAGCCATGGTACTCGTACAGACGCAATTGGCCCAGCCGCCTATTCCATCATGCTCCCATCGAGAACGCGGTCGAGTTGCTCAGAGATGGGAATTTGCGTTCTCGAAACGATCCCAACAATAAGAGGACGCGGGACGTCGCTGCCATCGCTGTAATAAACACACGCGAGTACGCTCACAATTTTGCGCGTCTCTATTTCCGGCCGACGACGCCTACGCAGTGGCACATAGAAGGAATTCGGAAACAGGGCGAATGCTCGTTTGGCGAGAGCTCTCACGCTCCAGTCTTGATTATGTTCGTATTCGACGCCCGTAAGGTTCTTTTGAGCGAGGGTGTAAAGTTCTCCGATCGCAATATGCAGACCGCCACTGCAGAGCCCCAAGATTCAGAAATTTATTTTGCGACGATACCATTCGAAAAAGTGTTTCACGTCGGAGCGACGGGAGGTGACAAATCGATCACCGAACATCGTTGCGCCGAGGTTCTAGCGGCTTCTCCGCTGCCGCTCTCTACTGCCTTGCAATGGATATACTGTCGAACGGTTGCCGAGCGTGAAACCCTCTGTGACATGCTGGGAGACTGTGCAAAGTCTTGGTCCAACAAGATTATCGTGTCCAATGATTTGTTGGTATTTGAAGGAAGTATGTCTTCGTTGAGTATGTCGGAATTGTTGAAAATGGGCTTGTATTCGAGCTAA
- a CDS encoding macro domain-containing protein: MLIYRRTSLLESTAQTLVNTVNCVGIMGKGIALEFKKREPEMFAAYKRICDQKLLAPGKLWLWRGEDHLTLNFPTKLHWRNPSKLEWIEAGLRKFVENYKALGIGEVSFPRLGCGNGGLDWDDVRPLMERYLSPLPIQVYIHDFTVDIGLPEHMEAVANKLRGERASDSNFESFMQSLYRATDLVRGNLLDISSKSPIDAFIIDGHLKLRFEEREWTFDREDLRGVWVGLQKGLLTKEKAGWTSMEGGGPLLSLISLLPHVRPIQIQKAECQAELAVELLPTLGADEAIPESKKQIEMAWR, from the coding sequence ATGCTAATCTATCGGCGCACGAGCCTCCTCGAATCGACAGCACAGACGCTCGTCAATACCGTCAACTGCGTCGGGATAATGGGGAAGGGCATTGCGCTCGAATTCAAGAAGCGCGAGCCCGAAATGTTCGCTGCTTATAAGCGGATTTGTGACCAAAAATTGCTAGCCCCTGGCAAGCTTTGGCTTTGGCGAGGAGAGGATCATCTTACTCTCAATTTCCCCACGAAGTTGCATTGGCGCAATCCATCGAAATTGGAATGGATAGAGGCGGGGCTCCGCAAGTTCGTCGAGAATTACAAGGCACTCGGCATTGGAGAGGTCTCCTTCCCTAGGCTCGGTTGCGGGAACGGAGGACTGGATTGGGATGACGTTCGTCCCTTGATGGAGCGATATTTGTCACCGCTTCCGATTCAAGTCTATATCCACGATTTCACGGTCGATATTGGTTTGCCGGAGCATATGGAGGCGGTCGCAAATAAGCTGCGTGGCGAGCGGGCCTCAGACTCGAATTTTGAGTCTTTTATGCAGTCGCTATATCGTGCGACCGATTTGGTGCGCGGTAATTTGCTCGATATCTCGAGTAAATCGCCGATCGACGCTTTCATTATCGACGGCCATTTGAAACTTAGGTTCGAGGAACGAGAGTGGACGTTTGATCGGGAGGATTTACGCGGGGTCTGGGTTGGACTTCAGAAGGGGTTGTTGACTAAGGAAAAGGCTGGGTGGACGAGTATGGAAGGAGGAGGCCCGTTGCTATCGCTCATTAGCCTCTTGCCTCACGTGCGGCCGATCCAGATTCAAAAGGCGGAATGCCAGGCTGAGTTGGCTGTTGAATTGCTTCCAACCTTAGGCGCCGATGAAGCTATCCCTGAATCGAAGAAGCAGATCGAAATGGCATGGCGCTAA
- a CDS encoding MerR family transcriptional regulator has translation MDKAPDAFRTISEVAQELDIPQHVLRFWETRFSQIKPMKRSGGRRYYRPDDVDLLKGIRRLLYGEGYTIRGVQRILKEHGVKSVQGLADSAAAVSFGAIEDAVGASLMEPEEETGVRGARDSDDDDYQGEEEEGIDFRFSETDDEEILTTFRKGGTPAAPAGPSAIDRERLGRVLAELIACREMLDQALKDA, from the coding sequence TTGGACAAGGCGCCGGATGCGTTCCGAACCATCAGCGAAGTAGCGCAGGAACTCGACATTCCGCAGCACGTGCTGCGGTTCTGGGAGACCCGATTCTCCCAGATCAAGCCGATGAAGCGCAGCGGCGGCCGCCGCTATTACCGCCCCGACGACGTCGACCTGCTCAAGGGCATCCGCCGTCTGCTCTACGGGGAAGGCTACACCATCCGCGGGGTGCAGCGGATCCTGAAAGAACACGGCGTCAAATCAGTGCAGGGCCTCGCCGACAGCGCGGCCGCGGTCTCGTTCGGCGCCATCGAGGACGCCGTCGGCGCCAGCCTGATGGAGCCCGAGGAGGAGACCGGCGTCCGCGGCGCCCGCGACAGCGACGATGACGACTACCAGGGCGAGGAGGAGGAGGGCATCGACTTCCGCTTCTCCGAGACCGACGACGAGGAAATCCTCACCACCTTCCGCAAGGGCGGCACCCCCGCCGCACCCGCCGGCCCCAGCGCCATCGACCGGGAGCGCCTCGGACGGGTGCTCGCCGAGCTGATCGCCTGCCGCGAGATGCTGGATCAGGCGCTCAAGGACGCCTGA
- a CDS encoding integration host factor subunit alpha — protein sequence MTDQSKTVTRVDLCEAVYQKVGLSRTESSAFVELVLKEITDCLEKGETVKLSSFGSFMVRKKGQRIGRNPKTGTEVPISPRRVMVFKPSAILKQRINGQHRTNGDASKAQPEA from the coding sequence ATGACCGATCAAAGTAAAACCGTAACGCGTGTCGATCTGTGCGAGGCCGTCTACCAGAAGGTGGGGCTATCGCGCACGGAATCGTCTGCCTTCGTGGAACTCGTGCTGAAGGAGATCACCGATTGCCTTGAGAAAGGCGAGACGGTGAAACTGTCCTCGTTCGGCTCCTTCATGGTCCGCAAGAAGGGTCAGCGCATCGGTCGCAATCCCAAGACCGGCACCGAGGTGCCGATCTCGCCGCGCCGGGTCATGGTGTTCAAGCCGTCCGCGATCCTGAAGCAGCGGATCAACGGCCAGCACCGCACCAATGGCGACGCCAGCAAGGCGCAACCCGAGGCGTAA
- a CDS encoding beta-ketoacyl-ACP synthase III — protein sequence MTQIRSVVLGCGSYLPEQVVTNAQLAARIDTSDEWIVQRTGIRERHIAAEGEFTSHLALKAAQAALADAGVDAQSIDLIVLATSTPDNTFPASAVAVQHGLGINHGAAFDLQAVCSGFVFGLATADNFLRTGAFKRALVIGAETFSRILDWTDRGTCVLFGDGAGAVVLEAQEQPGNAATDRGIVTTHLRSDGRHKAKLFVDGGPSSTQTVGHLRMEGREVFKHAVGMITDVIVDAFKATGLDADSIDWFVPHQANKRIIDASAHKLHIAPEKVVLTVDRHGNTSAASIPLALSVARKDGRIKRGDLVLLEAMGGGFTWGSALVRW from the coding sequence GTGACTCAAATTCGTTCGGTCGTGCTGGGCTGCGGCTCTTATTTGCCGGAGCAGGTGGTGACCAACGCCCAACTGGCGGCGCGCATTGACACGTCCGACGAGTGGATCGTGCAACGCACCGGCATTCGCGAGCGGCACATCGCGGCCGAGGGCGAGTTCACCTCGCATCTGGCGCTCAAGGCGGCGCAGGCTGCGCTCGCCGATGCCGGCGTGGACGCGCAGTCGATCGACCTGATCGTGCTCGCGACCTCGACCCCTGACAACACCTTCCCCGCGAGCGCGGTCGCCGTGCAGCACGGGCTCGGCATCAACCATGGCGCCGCCTTCGACCTTCAGGCGGTGTGCTCGGGCTTCGTGTTCGGGCTCGCCACCGCCGATAATTTCCTGCGCACGGGCGCCTTCAAGCGCGCGCTGGTGATCGGGGCGGAAACCTTCTCGCGCATCCTCGACTGGACCGATCGCGGCACCTGCGTGCTGTTCGGCGACGGCGCCGGCGCCGTGGTGCTGGAGGCGCAGGAGCAACCGGGCAATGCCGCGACCGACCGCGGGATCGTGACCACGCATCTGCGCTCGGACGGCCGCCACAAGGCGAAGCTGTTCGTCGACGGCGGTCCGTCCTCGACCCAGACCGTCGGCCATCTGCGCATGGAGGGCCGCGAGGTCTTCAAGCACGCGGTCGGCATGATCACCGACGTGATCGTCGACGCCTTCAAGGCGACCGGGCTCGATGCCGACAGCATCGACTGGTTCGTGCCGCACCAGGCCAACAAGCGAATCATCGACGCGTCCGCGCACAAGCTCCATATCGCGCCGGAGAAGGTGGTGCTGACGGTGGACCGTCACGGCAACACCTCGGCGGCCTCGATCCCGCTGGCGCTGTCGGTGGCGCGCAAGGACGGCCGCATCAAGCGCGGCGACCTGGTTCTGCTCGAAGCCATGGGCGGCGGCTTCACCTGGGGCTCCGCGCTGGTGCGCTGGTAA
- the plsX gene encoding phosphate acyltransferase PlsX encodes MPSKVRIALDAMGGDAGAAVVIPGAAISLARHREIEFLLIGDRAKIEPELDRHPALKAASKIIHTDVAVSGEDKPSQALRRGRRTSSMWLAIDAVKKGEADVAVSAGNTGALMAMSRFHLRTLPGVDRPAIAGMWPTRRGDSVVLDLGASIGGDTHHLVSLAIMGAAMASVLFNKKRPTVGLLNIGVEEIKGHEEIREAGEILRARNLPELDYLGFVEGDGIGKGVADVIVTEGYSGNIALKAAEGTARQMAELLRDEMKRSWLSKLGYLFARNAFQALRNKMDPNKSNGGVLLGLNGIVVKSHGGIAAEGFAYAIDVGYEMVKFDLLNKINQMLNREGGALSSVQAAQEAVS; translated from the coding sequence ATGCCAAGCAAGGTTCGCATCGCGCTTGACGCCATGGGGGGCGACGCCGGCGCCGCCGTGGTCATTCCAGGCGCCGCCATCTCGCTCGCTAGGCATCGCGAGATCGAATTCCTGCTGATCGGGGACCGCGCCAAGATCGAGCCCGAGCTCGACCGCCACCCCGCGCTGAAGGCCGCCTCGAAGATCATTCATACCGATGTCGCGGTCAGCGGCGAGGACAAGCCGAGCCAGGCGCTGCGGCGCGGCCGCAGGACCTCCTCCATGTGGCTTGCCATCGATGCGGTGAAAAAGGGCGAGGCGGATGTTGCGGTCTCTGCCGGGAATACCGGCGCGCTGATGGCGATGTCGCGCTTCCACCTGCGCACGCTGCCGGGCGTCGACCGTCCGGCCATTGCCGGCATGTGGCCGACCAGGCGCGGCGATTCCGTCGTCCTCGACCTCGGCGCCAGCATCGGCGGCGATACGCATCATCTGGTGTCGCTCGCCATCATGGGCGCGGCGATGGCCAGTGTGTTGTTCAACAAGAAGCGTCCCACGGTCGGCCTGCTCAATATCGGGGTCGAGGAGATCAAGGGGCACGAGGAGATTCGCGAGGCCGGCGAAATCCTGCGCGCCAGGAACCTGCCCGAGCTCGACTATCTCGGCTTCGTCGAGGGCGACGGCATCGGCAAGGGGGTGGCGGACGTCATCGTCACCGAGGGCTACAGCGGCAACATCGCGCTGAAGGCCGCGGAGGGAACCGCACGGCAGATGGCGGAATTGCTCCGGGACGAGATGAAGCGGAGCTGGCTGTCAAAGCTCGGCTATCTCTTTGCGCGCAACGCCTTCCAGGCCCTGCGCAACAAGATGGATCCGAACAAATCCAACGGCGGCGTGTTGCTGGGGTTGAACGGGATCGTGGTCAAGAGCCATGGCGGAATCGCTGCCGAAGGCTTTGCCTATGCGATCGATGTTGGCTATGAGATGGTCAAATTCGATCTCCTCAACAAGATCAATCAGATGCTCAATCGCGAAGGTGGTGCACTCAGTTCCGTGCAGGCCGCGCAGGAGGCTGTTTCGTGA
- a CDS encoding DUF177 domain-containing protein has protein sequence MTRPIPASGPDPWRVPVIVAQIPDTGLHRKLEASAAERQAMAETAGLREVVSVQADFDVVPKSGNRIQVTGHVRARIGQTCVVTLDPMESDIDEEVDLIFAPEAEVRRLAELMEEGHDDQEQVADPPEAIVNGIIDLGRLATDALFLAVDPYPRKPGVVFEPEVTAPDPEDHPFAVLKALQDKKKDQ, from the coding sequence ATGACCCGACCGATACCAGCATCCGGGCCCGATCCCTGGCGGGTGCCCGTCATCGTTGCACAGATCCCGGATACCGGCCTGCATCGCAAACTCGAGGCCTCGGCCGCCGAGCGGCAGGCCATGGCTGAGACGGCAGGCTTGCGCGAGGTTGTCTCGGTCCAGGCCGATTTCGATGTCGTGCCGAAAAGCGGCAACCGGATCCAGGTCACGGGGCACGTCCGCGCCCGGATCGGCCAGACCTGTGTGGTCACGCTTGACCCGATGGAGAGCGACATCGACGAGGAGGTGGACCTGATATTTGCCCCCGAGGCCGAGGTCCGCCGCCTGGCCGAGCTGATGGAGGAGGGGCACGACGATCAGGAGCAGGTCGCCGACCCGCCGGAGGCGATCGTCAATGGCATTATCGACCTCGGCCGGCTCGCCACCGACGCCCTGTTCCTGGCGGTCGACCCCTATCCGCGGAAGCCGGGGGTCGTGTTTGAGCCCGAGGTCACCGCCCCCGATCCGGAGGACCATCCCTTTGCGGTCCTGAAGGCACTCCAGGACAAGAAGAAAGACCAATAG
- a CDS encoding ubiquinol-cytochrome C chaperone family protein: MLWPFNHFRKPRLASPGTIEAIYGMIVTQAREPIFYRDLGVPDTVNGRFDLLLLHLWLLLRRLRTVQSATELSQALFDRFCEDMDDNLREMGIGDQTVPKRMRAFGEAFYGRVQAYDQGMDGSGEALASAICKNILNGAGMDQAQRLAAYARAAEADLARTGEAALLAASFKFPPALPEDVTP; this comes from the coding sequence ATGCTTTGGCCGTTCAATCACTTCAGGAAACCCCGCCTAGCCTCGCCGGGCACCATTGAAGCCATCTATGGCATGATCGTGACGCAGGCGCGAGAACCCATATTTTACCGCGACTTGGGCGTGCCGGATACCGTTAACGGGCGTTTCGATCTGTTGCTGCTGCACCTCTGGCTGCTGCTGCGCCGCCTGCGCACGGTCCAGAGCGCCACCGAGCTGTCGCAGGCGCTGTTCGACCGCTTCTGCGAGGACATGGACGACAATCTGCGCGAGATGGGGATAGGGGACCAGACCGTGCCGAAGCGGATGCGGGCCTTCGGCGAGGCCTTTTACGGGCGGGTCCAAGCCTACGATCAGGGTATGGACGGCAGCGGCGAGGCGCTGGCATCGGCGATCTGCAAGAATATCTTGAACGGGGCCGGCATGGACCAGGCGCAGCGCCTCGCGGCCTATGCCAGGGCCGCCGAGGCCGACCTCGCCCGGACCGGCGAGGCCGCATTGTTGGCCGCGTCCTTCAAGTTTCCTCCAGCGCTTCCTGAGGATGTCACGCCATGA
- a CDS encoding outer membrane protein assembly factor BamE has product MTITNQTSLRADKRRGLHARWRGLRLFAAAALVGAALAGCTGEQFQKGYILPPGALEQIPIGASQDQVLIVMGTPSTVATLDGEVFYYISQRSERMVAFMNQKVVDQRVIAVYFDKNRRVRRLANYGLQDGKIFDFISRTTPTSGQEMSYLAPIFKLLSFN; this is encoded by the coding sequence ATGACGATAACGAACCAGACCAGCCTGCGTGCAGACAAGCGGCGCGGCCTTCACGCACGTTGGCGCGGTTTGCGCCTGTTCGCGGCCGCGGCCCTGGTTGGCGCTGCGCTTGCGGGCTGTACCGGCGAGCAGTTCCAGAAGGGCTATATCCTGCCGCCCGGCGCGCTGGAGCAGATTCCGATCGGCGCGAGCCAGGACCAGGTGCTGATCGTGATGGGCACCCCCTCCACCGTCGCAACCCTGGACGGCGAAGTGTTCTATTACATCTCGCAGCGCTCCGAGCGCATGGTCGCCTTCATGAACCAGAAGGTGGTCGATCAGCGCGTCATCGCGGTCTATTTCGACAAGAACCGGCGCGTGCGCCGCCTTGCGAATTACGGCCTGCAGGACGGCAAGATCTTCGACTTCATCAGCCGGACCACGCCGACGTCGGGCCAGGAGATGAGCTACCTCGCGCCGATCTTCAAGCTGCTCAGCTTTAACTGA
- a CDS encoding tripartite tricarboxylate transporter substrate binding protein, translating into MPNKLLSRRRVLTGAAAISAAAILPRSSLADWKPTENVRLVVPAAAGGSTDVMGRLLAAHLQTAWGQSAVVENRSGGGGTIGTAEVVRAKPDGHTILIGNPGPNAIAYSIFKNLTYKPDQLQPVSNMIRIPNIVSAHPKTGIKSIAELVAYLKANPDKLSYASSGVGQSPHLTGAWFLQLTGLKMTHIPFRGAGPALQAALAGDIQILFDNLYPSLPQVQNGTLTGLCVTTTERSDLAPNLPTMRESAPELAAFDVSSWFSVFLPKGVSPEVLNALNLQVKAMLERDDIKKNITAMGARADYGTPDQFAAFVDAETKKFAGIIQKEGLQMDVQ; encoded by the coding sequence GTGCCCAATAAATTGCTGTCCCGCCGTCGCGTGCTCACCGGTGCTGCCGCTATCTCGGCCGCAGCGATCCTGCCGCGATCGAGTCTGGCGGACTGGAAGCCCACCGAAAACGTCCGCCTCGTCGTGCCGGCGGCCGCCGGCGGTTCGACCGACGTGATGGGTCGGCTTCTGGCCGCGCATCTGCAGACCGCCTGGGGCCAATCGGCCGTGGTGGAAAACCGCTCCGGCGGCGGCGGCACGATCGGCACGGCCGAGGTGGTCCGCGCCAAGCCGGACGGCCACACCATCCTGATCGGCAATCCCGGTCCGAACGCGATCGCCTACAGCATTTTCAAGAACCTCACCTACAAGCCGGACCAGCTCCAGCCGGTCTCCAACATGATCCGGATCCCGAACATCGTCTCGGCGCATCCCAAGACCGGCATCAAGTCGATCGCCGAGCTGGTCGCCTATCTCAAGGCCAATCCGGACAAGCTCAGCTACGCCTCCTCCGGCGTCGGCCAGAGCCCTCACCTCACCGGCGCCTGGTTCCTGCAGCTCACCGGCCTGAAGATGACGCACATCCCGTTCCGCGGCGCCGGTCCCGCGCTCCAGGCGGCGCTCGCCGGCGACATCCAGATCCTGTTCGACAATCTCTATCCGAGCCTTCCCCAGGTGCAGAACGGCACCCTCACCGGCCTCTGCGTCACCACGACGGAGCGCAGCGACCTGGCGCCGAACCTGCCGACCATGCGTGAGAGCGCGCCGGAGCTTGCGGCTTTCGACGTGTCATCCTGGTTTTCCGTGTTCCTGCCGAAAGGCGTCTCACCCGAGGTGCTCAACGCGCTCAATCTCCAGGTCAAGGCGATGCTCGAGCGCGACGACATCAAGAAGAACATCACCGCCATGGGCGCCCGCGCCGACTACGGCACGCCCGACCAGTTTGCCGCCTTCGTGGACGCCGAGACGAAGAAGTTCGCCGGCATCATCCAGAAGGAAGGGCTGCAGATGGACGTGCAGTAG
- a CDS encoding acyl carrier protein has product MTTKAGPEVRSQMRRYIVQRLLMKGDSAPLGDDDLLFTSGRLDSLDAVELIMSIETDHGINFSDIGFDLTRLDSISAIAALVGQPSAELA; this is encoded by the coding sequence ATGACCACGAAAGCCGGCCCTGAAGTCAGATCGCAGATGCGACGCTACATCGTGCAGCGGCTGCTGATGAAGGGCGACAGCGCGCCGCTTGGTGACGATGATCTGTTGTTCACCAGCGGCCGCCTCGATTCGCTCGACGCGGTCGAGCTGATTATGAGCATTGAGACCGACCACGGGATCAATTTCTCCGACATCGGCTTCGATTTGACGCGCCTGGACTCGATTTCGGCGATTGCTGCTTTGGTAGGACAGCCGTCGGCCGAGCTTGCATAG
- a CDS encoding amino acid adenylation domain-containing protein, producing the protein MTAHNLALRFEEAVASSPDAVALFCEGDRFAFSELNRLANRLARWLTSRGVNKGAVVCLELPKIVEAYALAIACIKIGAPYAFLDPAAPDERAWLMLERCRPALIVSVRDGSGPRTLIGDASARAALHHAASQFEDDNLQLTSLITGADPAYVMFTSGSTGEPKGVVIPHQGVLHLIAWAKNDLGIGPGDRLTNVNPIYFDNSVFDIYAGLLNGAAVVALDALKGRPPAELVSEITKHQCTFFFAVPTLFMFLDSMHLLSPDWLPSISRFMFGGEGFPLARLRRFHDAFAGKAKLINCYGPTETSCICSGFEIVESVFETKDGLAPLGRLNPNFSYRILDEEMKPVPAGTAGELWLGGPGVGLGYINNPQETARRFCQDPLIDGYRSILYRSGDLVEADLETGVLRFRGRADNQVKLRGYRVELEEIDHALMACRGITRALAVVQHDASGASRLLAAYSGARMAETDLRLHCAAHLPAYMVPGRFIWMEDIPINPNGKADRRSVASLLGEAVARAS; encoded by the coding sequence ATGACCGCCCATAATCTGGCGCTGCGTTTCGAAGAGGCCGTTGCGTCCTCGCCGGACGCTGTCGCTCTGTTCTGCGAAGGCGACAGGTTTGCCTTTTCGGAGCTCAACCGGTTGGCAAACCGGTTGGCGCGCTGGTTGACATCGCGGGGCGTCAACAAGGGCGCCGTGGTGTGCCTCGAATTGCCGAAAATCGTCGAGGCCTATGCGCTCGCGATCGCCTGCATCAAGATCGGAGCACCCTATGCGTTCCTCGATCCTGCGGCTCCCGACGAACGTGCCTGGCTGATGCTGGAGCGATGCCGGCCCGCGCTGATCGTCAGCGTGCGCGATGGATCTGGACCGCGGACATTGATCGGCGATGCGAGTGCCCGAGCTGCCTTGCATCATGCCGCGTCGCAGTTTGAAGATGACAATCTACAGCTGACATCCCTGATCACCGGGGCCGATCCGGCCTATGTCATGTTCACCTCGGGATCGACTGGCGAACCGAAGGGGGTGGTCATCCCCCATCAAGGGGTGCTTCACCTGATCGCCTGGGCGAAGAACGATCTTGGAATTGGACCCGGTGACCGGCTGACGAATGTCAACCCGATCTATTTCGACAATTCGGTCTTTGACATCTATGCCGGCTTGCTGAACGGAGCGGCGGTTGTCGCGCTGGACGCGCTGAAGGGGCGGCCTCCCGCAGAGCTGGTGTCGGAGATCACCAAGCATCAGTGCACATTCTTCTTCGCCGTGCCGACCCTCTTCATGTTCCTGGACTCCATGCATCTTCTGAGCCCGGATTGGCTGCCGAGCATCAGCCGGTTCATGTTCGGCGGTGAGGGGTTTCCGCTGGCCCGGCTTCGCCGCTTCCACGACGCGTTTGCTGGCAAGGCGAAGCTGATCAATTGCTACGGTCCGACCGAGACGAGCTGCATTTGTAGCGGTTTCGAGATCGTCGAATCCGTTTTTGAGACCAAGGACGGATTGGCCCCCCTGGGGCGGCTCAACCCCAATTTTAGCTACCGGATCCTGGATGAAGAGATGAAGCCGGTGCCCGCGGGCACCGCCGGCGAGTTGTGGCTGGGAGGTCCTGGGGTAGGGCTCGGCTACATCAACAACCCGCAAGAGACGGCCCGCCGTTTCTGTCAGGATCCTCTGATCGACGGCTATCGGTCGATCCTCTATCGGAGCGGCGACCTCGTGGAGGCCGACCTTGAAACTGGCGTCCTGCGTTTTCGCGGTCGCGCGGATAATCAGGTCAAGCTTCGGGGGTATCGGGTCGAGCTGGAGGAGATCGACCACGCACTGATGGCGTGCAGGGGAATAACCCGTGCGCTTGCCGTGGTGCAGCACGACGCCAGTGGTGCCAGTCGGCTGCTGGCCGCGTATTCGGGTGCGAGAATGGCAGAGACCGATCTGCGCCTGCACTGCGCGGCGCACCTTCCCGCCTACATGGTGCCGGGCCGGTTCATCTGGATGGAAGACATTCCCATCAATCCCAATGGCAAGGCGGACCGCCGCTCGGTGGCGTCGCTGCTTGGCGAAGCTGTTGCAAGGGCCTCGTAG
- a CDS encoding class I SAM-dependent methyltransferase produces MNEIERALMAHPGVADAFFSAEPGHGGQSEVAFVAIAPDRLSAGKAKRLQAETDRRVAQWRRAFDQAYRRDADGVVPSFVGWTSNFTNRPIPEPDMVDWLDHTVLQIRALGARRVLEIGCGVGLLVEKLAPGCEVYCGTDLSPVAVQRLRAFAQSEPELRHVEFLEREAADLSGLPLNSFDAVVLNSVVQYFPGIEYLHTVLEHAACLVAPGGHIFVGDVRNLELLPVFHREVQSAKVSGATDAGLARKIFLSIAQERELVIDPRYFHGISGSIPRISGAEILLKRGSSYELTRYRYDVVLRVDPEAASAGSENSSLVPDMKHGASEGRPLATDPMAAAFLQHLGMELGDMLQAQVPEAKLPAAVIALNQRDFAEIVQASSSAPGDPGDNEMIEASV; encoded by the coding sequence GTGAACGAGATTGAGCGGGCATTGATGGCGCATCCGGGCGTGGCGGATGCTTTCTTCAGCGCCGAGCCTGGCCACGGTGGTCAGTCCGAGGTCGCTTTCGTCGCAATTGCCCCCGATCGTCTGAGCGCCGGCAAGGCGAAGCGTCTCCAGGCCGAGACGGATCGCAGAGTTGCGCAATGGCGTCGGGCTTTCGATCAAGCGTATCGCCGTGACGCCGACGGTGTTGTGCCGTCATTCGTCGGTTGGACCAGCAACTTCACCAACAGGCCCATTCCCGAACCCGACATGGTCGATTGGCTGGATCATACGGTCCTGCAAATTCGTGCTCTTGGTGCAAGGCGGGTATTGGAGATCGGATGCGGCGTCGGCTTGCTTGTCGAAAAGCTCGCGCCTGGCTGCGAGGTATATTGCGGGACCGACCTCTCGCCGGTAGCCGTTCAGCGGCTGCGTGCGTTCGCGCAGTCGGAGCCCGAGCTTCGGCATGTCGAATTTCTAGAGCGGGAAGCCGCCGATTTGAGCGGCTTGCCGCTGAATTCGTTCGATGCAGTGGTGCTCAATTCGGTCGTGCAATACTTTCCCGGCATCGAATACCTGCACACAGTCTTGGAGCATGCCGCATGCCTGGTAGCTCCTGGGGGGCACATCTTCGTCGGCGACGTTCGTAACCTCGAGCTCCTGCCGGTCTTCCATCGCGAAGTTCAATCCGCGAAAGTTTCGGGAGCCACGGATGCCGGGCTCGCGCGAAAGATCTTCTTGTCGATCGCCCAGGAGCGCGAGTTGGTGATCGACCCCCGCTATTTTCACGGCATTTCCGGATCCATCCCGCGGATATCGGGTGCGGAAATCCTGCTCAAGCGCGGATCAAGCTACGAGCTGACCCGCTATCGCTATGACGTGGTGCTGCGTGTCGATCCCGAAGCTGCTTCAGCTGGCAGCGAGAACAGCAGCCTCGTGCCGGACATGAAGCACGGGGCAAGTGAGGGCAGGCCGCTGGCGACCGATCCGATGGCCGCCGCGTTCCTTCAGCATCTCGGCATGGAGCTCGGGGACATGTTGCAGGCCCAGGTTCCGGAGGCGAAATTGCCCGCGGCCGTGATCGCGCTCAACCAGCGAGATTTTGCCGAGATCGTGCAGGCCTCGTCGAGCGCGCCGGGCGATCCCGGCGACAATGAAATGATCGAGGCGTCGGTATGA